Part of the Blastocatellia bacterium genome, GGGCAGCGCAGTTCTTAACCTTCCACCAATGCCGTTCCCGCGCCCGCTGAATCGGAGCGTTAGACCCCTGCGCGGCAAGGTGGCATCGGCCGCGTCCTTCTTCATTCTTGCGAGATTGCTTACGAATCACACTAATGAGATACTGCGTCGAAACGAGGGACAGATGGCCAATAAAGAAGATATAGAGATTCTCAAGCAGGGCGTTAAGGCGTGGAATGAGTGGAGGGAAAATAGTGCTAGAAGACGCCCGAACCTAAATGGCGCGAACCTTAGAGACGCAGACCTGAGCGGTGTAAATTTCTTTATTACGGATCTCATTGGGGCAAACCTCAGTGATGCGCGACTCTATGGTGTAGATTTCACCGTCGCGGATCTCAGCGGCGCAAACCTCAGCGGTGCTGGCATCAGAGACGGGAAGTTTTTAAGAACTACTCTTAGAGATGCAAATTTTGCAATCGCCATAATGAGTGAGAATTCCTTTGCGGAAACAGACCTTAGTAGCGCGAAAGGGCTTGACTCAGTTGCCCACGTTGGCCCTTCATACATCAGCATAGACACGCTCTACAAATCCAGAGGCCAAGTTCCTAAGAGATTCCTCCAAGGCTGCGGCGTACCAGATGACTTTATAACATTCTTACCGTCTCATTTCGGTAATGAACAAGCAATACAATTCTACTCTTGCTTCATAAGCTACAGCGAGAAAGACAAGGAATTTGCTAAGCGACTCTATTTTAGAATGCGCAATGCCCACTTACGCGTCTGGTTTGCTCCTGAAGATATACAGGGTGGTAAAAAGGTTCATGAGCAACTGGAACGAGCAATACAGATGCAGGACCGTCTGTTAATAGTTCTATCCGAAAGTAGCATGCGGAGCGAATGGGTGATGACTGAAATTCGCAACGCCCGCCACGCTGAGATCAGAGAGGGTCGCCGTAAGCTTTTTCCCATCCGATTAGTAAACTTTGATGCTATCAAGCAGTGGAGGTGCTTTGATGCTGACACGGGCAAGGATTTAGCAGTCGAGCTGCGCGAGTATTTCATACCAGATTTCTCAAACTGGAAAGACTACGCCGCATTTGAAGACAGCTTTGATAGATTGCTTCGCGATTTGAAGAGGTAAGTATCGAAGTAACGAACACAGCGAACATCTGCACGATGAGCAAGTGGGGTCTAACAAGGCGTTGCAGCGGAGGCCGCGAAGCGAGTGTCTCATCAGCATCGGAGTGTCACACGCGGCCCCGCTGAACGCGGGCGTTAGGCGACTGCAAAATCAAATCTTTGACGAATGATAAAAGTGTGGCGAAGAATCATAGCCATAGCGGAAGTACTAGGAGGCATCCTTGCTCTGATTGCGACAATCTTTGCCGCCAAAGCAGGAGCTAGTAAACCATTGATTCTGCTTGGCGCAGGACTCGACTTGCTGGTTATCATTTCGGGCATTTTGCTTTGGTTCAAGCCCGCCCTCGGCGTGGTGTTATCAGGAATCGTCCAGGGGTTGCAGTGTGTGCAGGTCTTTAGCGTGTGGTTGTCCTGGCAGTATGTCGCTGGCGTGGCTTTGTTGGTGCAAGTGCTCAAGGGCGAAATAACGTGGGGCGGAGGGCTGCTGGTGCGACATACCTTCTTGCAAGCAGAGGGGAGCGGGGCAAGGGGTTTGGGAGTGAATCTGGTCGCTATTGCGGCGCTGGTCTTTCTTGTGATGAGCCAGAAGGGGATGAAGAGATACCGCCGATAAGGCAGCGCCTAACAACGACATGCACCGGAGCCGCCGAAGCGCCGTTCGTGTGATTCTTCGTGGTGCCGCTCGGCGGCCCGGTGATGTGTGTTCGTTGGGCGCCTTGCCCGCCATCGCTGGCAGGCGCAACGATGCAAGCCGGCGGATGGCTTGACTCGCCTGCAACGATCATCCATTCGCGTCGCACCGCTGGCAACCCTCACCCGGCGCAGCGGCGAGGTTGGCAACAACCGGCAGACAAACGCCGGTGAGCAGCTGCGCATCGTATCGCCGTCGCGGCTAAATGATTGGGTGGGCCGCAAGGGATGGGCATGCGACAGCGGCAATGGCGGCGGCGCGAGCGGCGGGCGAGATGGCCAGCAACAGAAGCCAGGGCGGGGGCGGCAGCCATGAGGGTGGTGCAGGCAGCGGCGGCGAGATGCGCGCGGCGAAGGAACAATGGGAAAGGACGGGGAGCCTGAGGCAGAACCGGGGGCGGACGAAAAAGGGAGGGGAGGAAGGCGGGAGGCCGACGGTTTTGAGGGGGATGGGGTTAGGGGCGACGCCCAACAAGCGCATGCACCGGAGCGCGGCGGGCGGGTTTCTCATGATTGGTCGAGTGCGACACGCCGCGCCCGGTGATGCGTGACGTTAGGCCCACCAGCGCACTATCGAGCAAGGAGACT contains:
- a CDS encoding toll/interleukin-1 receptor domain-containing protein, with the protein product MANKEDIEILKQGVKAWNEWRENSARRRPNLNGANLRDADLSGVNFFITDLIGANLSDARLYGVDFTVADLSGANLSGAGIRDGKFLRTTLRDANFAIAIMSENSFAETDLSSAKGLDSVAHVGPSYISIDTLYKSRGQVPKRFLQGCGVPDDFITFLPSHFGNEQAIQFYSCFISYSEKDKEFAKRLYFRMRNAHLRVWFAPEDIQGGKKVHEQLERAIQMQDRLLIVLSESSMRSEWVMTEIRNARHAEIREGRRKLFPIRLVNFDAIKQWRCFDADTGKDLAVELREYFIPDFSNWKDYAAFEDSFDRLLRDLKR